A section of the Pseudomonas sp. Q1-7 genome encodes:
- a CDS encoding alpha/beta hydrolase, with protein sequence MTTLYRGMDRATLDAAYDNTAAVEDFPAILADFQSRSAQLYASTTCRRDLRYGENPGQRYDWIPCGRTNAPTFVFIHGGYWQACAKEDFAFIASGPLANGFNVVLAEYTLAPQASMGQIVSEIGNLLDHLAADRDRLGCAGSPLLLSGHSAGGHLSAQHRAHPMVSTALPISPLVDLEPISLSWLNEKLHLTTGEIHAYSPLRHIGAGAPTLVAVGAAELPELIRHADDYAMACQAAGEAASLIHVPVCNHFSVLEDLAQADGVLLGALAEMAGH encoded by the coding sequence ATGACCACTCTCTATCGCGGCATGGACCGCGCAACGCTCGATGCGGCCTACGACAACACCGCAGCGGTCGAGGACTTCCCCGCCATCCTTGCCGACTTCCAATCCCGCAGCGCCCAGCTCTACGCCAGCACGACCTGCCGGCGCGACCTGCGCTACGGCGAGAATCCGGGGCAGCGCTATGACTGGATACCCTGCGGCAGAACCAATGCCCCCACCTTCGTCTTCATCCATGGCGGCTACTGGCAGGCCTGCGCCAAGGAAGATTTTGCCTTCATCGCTTCTGGGCCACTCGCCAACGGCTTCAACGTCGTCCTGGCGGAATACACCCTGGCGCCGCAAGCCTCCATGGGCCAGATCGTCAGCGAGATCGGCAACCTGCTCGACCATCTCGCAGCGGACCGCGATCGTCTCGGCTGTGCAGGCAGCCCATTGCTACTCAGTGGGCATTCGGCCGGCGGCCACCTGTCAGCCCAGCATCGCGCGCACCCGATGGTGAGCACCGCGCTGCCGATCAGCCCACTGGTGGACCTGGAACCGATCAGCCTGTCATGGCTCAACGAAAAACTGCACCTCACAACGGGCGAGATCCACGCCTACAGCCCACTGCGCCACATCGGCGCCGGCGCACCAACCCTGGTTGCCGTGGGCGCAGCGGAACTACCGGAACTCATCCGCCATGCGGATGACTATGCAATGGCATGCCAGGCCGCCGGTGAAGCCGCCTCGTTGATTCACGTACCGGTCTGCAACCACTTCTCCGTACTCGAGGACCTGGCGCAGGCGGATGGTGTGCTGTTGGGTGCCCTGGCCGAAATGGCCGGCCACTGA
- a CDS encoding NAD(P)-dependent alcohol dehydrogenase — translation MNKYEFHDIRVAVTRGKGEPFQLEAARLRAPQGDEVLVRIIASGLCHTDLIIRDQYYPVPLPAVLGHEGAGVVEAIGPQVSSLAVGDHVVLTYGHCGHCLPCSAGRTSYCTDFYAHNFGGTDQHGNCAIVDAKGEFLHDHFFAQSSFATLALSRERNAIKVPKTAPLELLGPLGCGIQTGAGAVINSLKVTPGSRFLALGAGAVGLSAVLAAKLAGAATIIAVDRVPSRLQLALEIGASHALDSGDPEWVETVREVTGGGVDFALESTGRPAILAQGVSALAPLGVLGVVGASPQGTQARFDLNDLMIAGKSIRGICEGDSVPRKFIPELVELHMQGRFPFDRLVKFYPFDAINQAAADSEAGVTLKPILLMDGQTSIRT, via the coding sequence CGGCAAGGGCGAGCCGTTCCAACTGGAGGCGGCTCGCCTGCGGGCTCCTCAGGGTGATGAAGTGCTGGTGCGCATCATCGCCAGCGGTCTTTGCCATACCGACCTGATCATCCGTGACCAATACTACCCCGTGCCCCTGCCAGCGGTGCTGGGGCACGAGGGTGCGGGCGTAGTCGAAGCCATAGGCCCGCAAGTAAGTTCTCTCGCCGTCGGCGATCACGTCGTGCTGACGTATGGCCACTGCGGTCATTGCCTGCCTTGCAGCGCGGGACGCACCTCTTACTGCACCGACTTCTACGCCCACAACTTTGGCGGGACCGACCAGCACGGCAACTGCGCCATCGTCGACGCCAAGGGCGAGTTCCTGCACGACCACTTCTTCGCCCAGTCCTCCTTCGCGACACTCGCCCTGAGCCGCGAACGCAACGCCATCAAGGTGCCGAAGACCGCGCCCCTCGAACTGCTGGGGCCGCTCGGCTGCGGCATCCAGACCGGCGCCGGCGCCGTCATCAACTCACTCAAGGTGACCCCCGGCAGCCGCTTCCTCGCCCTGGGCGCTGGCGCGGTCGGGCTGTCTGCCGTGCTGGCTGCCAAGCTCGCCGGTGCCGCGACCATCATTGCAGTCGATCGGGTTCCAAGCCGCCTGCAACTGGCACTGGAGATTGGCGCCAGCCACGCCCTCGACAGTGGAGACCCCGAGTGGGTCGAGACAGTCCGGGAAGTCACCGGCGGCGGTGTGGACTTCGCCCTCGAGTCCACCGGGCGCCCGGCCATCCTGGCCCAGGGCGTATCGGCCCTGGCGCCGCTGGGTGTGCTGGGGGTGGTGGGCGCGTCCCCGCAAGGGACGCAAGCCCGGTTCGACCTCAACGACCTGATGATCGCCGGCAAGAGCATTCGCGGTATCTGCGAAGGCGACAGCGTACCGCGCAAATTCATCCCGGAACTGGTTGAACTGCACATGCAGGGTCGTTTCCCCTTCGACCGGCTGGTGAAGTTCTACCCCTTCGACGCGATCAACCAGGCCGCCGCAGACAGCGAGGCCGGGGTGACCCTGAAGCCGATCCTGCTCATGGACGGCCAGACCTCTATCAGGACCTGA